A window from Podospora bellae-mahoneyi strain CBS 112042 chromosome 1 map unlocalized CBS112042p_1, whole genome shotgun sequence encodes these proteins:
- a CDS encoding uncharacterized protein (CAZy:CE3; EggNog:ENOG503PGQZ; COG:S) — protein MRFFASTIVAGLAATAAGQKVKVMLLGDSITEISCWRPLVWTQLTSAGLANNVDFVGSMSNLQGKCSRPAGFDPNHEGHSGWQAYDIARNNIAGWVQSTKPDIVQFMLGTNDVNIGKRNVQSILDSYTTMLNAMRAANPKVKVIIDKLIPTSWSDATIEAVNNAIPGWAQQHTTSQSPIVVADCSRAAGFTNNMLEGDGVHPNSQGDQFIARQVGPKLIQFINDVQGGSGNPTPTNAVPTPTSTPATTLVTSTASSPQPTGGNCAALYGQCGGQGFNGPTCCSQGTCRASNQWYSQCL, from the exons ATGAGGTTCTTCGCTTCCACCATTGTTGCTGGCCTTGCCGCCACTGCGGCCGGTCAAAAGGTCAAAGTTA TGCTACTCGGTGACTCCATCACTGAGATCAGCTGTTGGAGACCTCTAGTATGGACTCAACTCACCTCCGCCGGGCTGGCAAACAATGTCGACTTTGTCGGTAGCATGAGCAATCTCCAGGGAAAGTGCTCAAGGCCGGCAGGCTTTGACCCCAACCACGAAGGCCACTCAGGCTGGCAAGCGTACGACATTGCGAGGAACAACATCGCCGGCTGGGTCCAGAGCACCAAGCCTGATATTGTCCAGTTCATGCTCGGCACCAACGACGTCAACATCGGCAAGCGGAACGTGCAGAGCATCTTGGATTCGTACACGACTATGCTCAATGCTATGCGTGCTGCGAATCCGAAGGTGAAGGTTATT ATCGACAAGCTCATCCCAACAAGCTGGAGTGACGCAACGATCGAGGCCGTCAACAATGCCATCCCTGGCTGGGCACAGCAACACACCACATCTCAGTCCCCCATCGTCGTCGCGGATTGCTCACGGGCTGCCGGGTTCACCAACAACATGctcgagggtgatggtgtccACCCCAACAGCCAGGGTGATCAGTTCATCGCGAGACAAGTCGGTCCCAAGCTGATCCAGTTCATCAACGACGTCCAAGGCGGATCTggcaacccaacccccaccaacgCGGTGCCAACGCCGACATCGACACCTGCGACAACTTTGGTTACCAGCACGGCGAGCTCCCCTCAGCCGACAGGCGGAAACTGCGCTGCGTTATATGGGCAATGCGGAGGTCAGGGTTTCAACGGGCCGACATGCTGCTCGCAGGGTACTTGCAGAGCCTCTAACCAATGGTACTCGCAGTGCTTGTAA
- a CDS encoding uncharacterized protein (EggNog:ENOG503PFF0), with protein MVSEYQSITTDITEEKVERGEAEKRPLKFPWIGIVWRFTGSLFCFIFIIVMLWGYERMGVLSSWDRRGFNTLNILLSAFVSLALGSLLTLLGHTLRWHLLQREAATPGNVDLILGIGEPTGSLRLLWGHTWRGKGWTKTTIIVLLYFIASILARISVAGLGLTFELNEEAGVDYPVMMTDWRDPGWITEPDPRETLRRFVDFASVGLATSPLSLNKSDPASWTTDNVDGLGVNRTVEGRMLTYTFSLNEYRGLEFESNKDHVVHSSSSCIVRNFYNGTVYQDGKSVGEVTATKMEQIPRDDPEYLQILSGLLLHFPTAFVDYIWTAGINEETIGQNTSGCMTTYIYREDHLSWKDLNKRNASYFGCTSCLSTSSAHSGSSSEPRAGLSPAVFSELIPSSNSSFATYMLLGMGTYERINQYMDPVNLFTRIYSAMDKQTHLVNYAGQGLPSTKTMSDWYLRPVPIAEEVYVAHLAARLPILGFVGAQRQLPKITKEKGASEKPFIRTVLQVKWRRAMAVMIAINASAVFVILAVYLACRKVMIPNKGRDSPLLTARFLNEFIAGSWGKTTGVDTMREIAERTKNVRLRYETRGVYFNWCN; from the exons ATGGTATCCGAGTATCAATCAATCACGACCGACATCACAGAGGAAAAAGTGGAACGGGGAGAGGCTGAGAAGAGGCCTCTGAAGTTTCCGTGGATTGGAATCGTATGGCGCTTCACGGGCTCTCTGTTCTGCTTTATTTTCATCATCGTCATGCTCTGGGGGTACGAACGCATGGGCGTCCTCAGTTCCTGGGACCGTCGAGGATTCAACACGCTGAACATTCTCTTGTCGGCCTTTGTGAGTTTGGCGCTGGGTTCGTTGCTGACGCTCCTGGGCCACACGCTCCGTTGGCATCTCCTGCAAAGAGAGGCAGCAACTCCAGGGAACGTTGATCTCATTCTGGGAATTGGCGAACCGACCGGCTCTCTCAGGCTTCTTTGGGGCCACACTTGGCGTGGCAAGGGGTGGACCAAAACAACGATTATTGTGCTGCTCTACTTCATTGCCTCGATTCTTGCTCGAATCAGCGTCGCCGGTCTGGGCTTGACATTTGAGTTGAACGAGGAGGCCGGGGTCGATTACCCGGTCATGATGACGGATTGGAGAGATCCGGGATGGATAACAGAACCCGATCCCCGAGAGACTCTGCGCAGGTTTGTCGACTTTGCTTCGGTTGGGCTGGCAACATCCCCTTTATCCCTGAACAAGTCGGATCCGGCATCATGGACCACCGACAATGTCGACGGGCTGGGTGTGAATCGAACAGTGGAGGGCCGCATGCTCACTTacaccttctccctcaatGAGTATCGCGGTCTGGAATTCGAATCCAACAAAGACCATGTCGTCCACAGCTCGTCGAGCTGCATCGTCCGGAACTTTTATAATGGCACGGTTTACCAGGATGGGAAGAGCGTGGGAGAAGTCACGG CTACAAAGATGGAACAAATCCCACGTGATGATCCCGAGTACTTGCAGATACTCTCTGGACTTCTTTTACATTTTCCAACGGCGTTTGTCGATTACATCTGGACTGCTGGTATCAACGAGGAGACAATCGGTCAGAATACGTCAGGGTGCATGACGACTT ACATATACAGGGAAGATCACCTAAGCTGGAAGGACTTAAACAAACGCAACGCCAGCTATTTCGGATGCACATCCTGCCTCTCCACTTCTTCTGCGCACTCTGGATCGTCATCCGAGCCTCGGGCTGGCTTGTCTCCGGCCGTCTTCTCGGAACTCATCCCATCGTCCAACTCGTCCTTTGCAACCTACATGCTTCTCGGCATGGGAACATACGAACGCATCAACCAGTACATGGATCCTGTCAACCTATTCACTCGCATTTATTCAGCCATGGACAAACAGACCCACCTTGTCAACTATGCTGGTCAAGGCTTGCCCTCAACGAAGACGATGTCTGACTGGTATCTGAGACCGGTCCCCATCGCGGAAGAGGTCTATGTCGCCCACTTGGCTGCAAGGTTACCCATCTTGGGATTCGTCGGTGCTCAGAGACAATTACCAAAGATCacgaaggagaagggggcgtCCGAGAAGCCGTTTATTCGGACGGTGCTGCAGGTAAAGTGGAGGAGAGCCATGGCCGTCATGATTGCTATTAATGCTTCGGCTGTGTTTgtcattttggcggtttATTTGGCATGCAGGAAGGTGATGATTCCCAATAAGGGGCGAGATAGCCCCCTGCTGACGGCGAGGTTCTTGAATGAGTTTATTGCTGGCAGTTGGGGAAAGACTACGGGTGTGGACACCATGAGGGAGATTGCGGAGAGGACGAAAAATGTCAGGCTGAGGTATGAGACTAGGGGGG TCTACTTCAACTGGTGCAATTAG